In the genome of Siniperca chuatsi isolate FFG_IHB_CAS linkage group LG17, ASM2008510v1, whole genome shotgun sequence, one region contains:
- the snx10a gene encoding sorting nexin-10A isoform X1 gives MDSMLNNLSKTEFISICVRDPRLVKDDLWYTHVDYEICLHTNSMCFRKKTSCVRRRYTEFVWLRHCLEQNALIIELPKLPPWNPFFSLRNTEQVSQRMNGMQKFLEIVLHNPLLLSDSRLHLFLQSDLSITKMEKCALGKTRYTVAEAIQRSSCGSISRLEDKASCDSDCESSSSSGLGLSVDTPLRGSPLPFLKSSVRDPELFRCLS, from the exons ATGGACAGTATGCTCAACAATCTCTCAAAAACT GAGTTTATCAGCATTTGTGTCCGGGATCCAAGGCTTGTTAAAGATGACCTCTGGTACACACATGTCGACTATGAGATCTGTTTACAT ACAAATAGCATGTGTTTTCGAAAGAAGACTTCCTGTGTAAGGCGGCGTTACactgagtttgtttggctgcgtCATTGTCTGGAACAGAATGCTCTGATCAT AGAATTACCCAAGTTGCCGCCCTGGAACCCCTTCTTCAGTCTGAGGAACACAGAGCAGGTGTCACAGAGGATGAACGGCATGCAGAAGTTTTTAGAAAT TGTTCTTCATAACCCTTTGTTGTTATCGGACAGTCGCCTCCATCTGTTCCTCCAGTCAGACCTCAGTATTACAAAGATGGAAAAGTGTGCTCTTGGGAAGACCAGGTACACAGTGGCTGAAGCCATACAGCGTTCCAGCTGCGGTTCCATCAGTAGATTAGAGGACAAGGCCTCCTGTGACTCGGACTGTGAAAG CTCTTCATCGTCGGGCTTGGGACTAAGTGTGGATACGCCATTGCGAGGAAGCCCCCTCCCCTTCTTGAAGTCCTCTGTCAGAGACCCAGAGCTGTTCAGATGTCTTTCATAA
- the snx10a gene encoding sorting nexin-10A isoform X2, whose product MDSMLNNLSKTEFISICVRDPRLVKDDLWYTHVDYEICLHTNSMCFRKKTSCVRRRYTEFVWLRHCLEQNALIIELPKLPPWNPFFSLRNTEQVSQRMNGMQKFLEIRLHLFLQSDLSITKMEKCALGKTRYTVAEAIQRSSCGSISRLEDKASCDSDCESSSSSGLGLSVDTPLRGSPLPFLKSSVRDPELFRCLS is encoded by the exons ATGGACAGTATGCTCAACAATCTCTCAAAAACT GAGTTTATCAGCATTTGTGTCCGGGATCCAAGGCTTGTTAAAGATGACCTCTGGTACACACATGTCGACTATGAGATCTGTTTACAT ACAAATAGCATGTGTTTTCGAAAGAAGACTTCCTGTGTAAGGCGGCGTTACactgagtttgtttggctgcgtCATTGTCTGGAACAGAATGCTCTGATCAT AGAATTACCCAAGTTGCCGCCCTGGAACCCCTTCTTCAGTCTGAGGAACACAGAGCAGGTGTCACAGAGGATGAACGGCATGCAGAAGTTTTTAGAAAT TCGCCTCCATCTGTTCCTCCAGTCAGACCTCAGTATTACAAAGATGGAAAAGTGTGCTCTTGGGAAGACCAGGTACACAGTGGCTGAAGCCATACAGCGTTCCAGCTGCGGTTCCATCAGTAGATTAGAGGACAAGGCCTCCTGTGACTCGGACTGTGAAAG CTCTTCATCGTCGGGCTTGGGACTAAGTGTGGATACGCCATTGCGAGGAAGCCCCCTCCCCTTCTTGAAGTCCTCTGTCAGAGACCCAGAGCTGTTCAGATGTCTTTCATAA